The nucleotide window TTAAATGAGAAAGCGGTCTGGTAAATGTTCAGTGCCAACAGTTCACTTGCCATAACCGGAACCCCGGCAAATGTGGTTCCGGGACCACCCATGTTTAACGCAAAGTTAATATCAAATTGTTTAAACGCCGTTACTAAAGTCAAAAACAATGAGATTGTAAACGCTGGTGCCACCATTGGAAAAATAATATGTCTAAGCCGCTGAAAACCAGTTGCGCCGTCCAACGAACTTGCTTCAAGCACTTCAGACGGAATATTTTGCAGAGCCGCAACATAAATCATCATAATATATCCGGCGTACTGCCAAGAACCAACAATAACCAATGCGTAAATTGATACCGTCGGATTTGCCAACAAAGATTGTTGCAAAAATTCCAGCCCCAAAGTATTCCCGATAATAACTAACACATTATTGAAAATAAATTGCCAGAGATACCCAAGCACAATCCCGCCAATCAAGTTCGGGATGAAGAATCCCGAACGATACAGATTGGCCAACTTAGTTTTGCGGGTTACTAACATTGCCATTAAAATTGCCAATGCATTAGTTACAACGATACTAACAATTGCATATTGCATAGTTACCAAAAACGAATGAATAAAAGTGGCATCAGCAAAAGCAGTAAAATAATTTTCCAGGCCGATAAAACTCACTGCTTTACCAACTGTTGCCGTCCAGTCAGTAAATGAATAATACACACCTAAAACAAACGGAATAATCATAACCAACGAGAACATTGCAACTGCCGGCAGAATTAATAATAGATAGCTTTTCTTACTTCTTTTCATTTCATTTCACCCTTTATTGTAAGGTTTTGATTGCCTCACTAACTTGTTTGATAAACTCTTCTTTAGTAATTTGTTTATTCGCATACTGTGAATAAATTGCCCCTAAAGTATTATTACAGAATCCGTCAGGCATATAATAATGATCCCAGCCATAATTATTACCTTTTTGTACCCAATCAATAACACTTTGATTTAATGAATTTGTTGCCTCAGCCTTAATTGATTTAAATGCCGGTACCATCTGAGCATCTTCAACGATAAATTGAACACCACGATCGGTTGATACCATATCGTTTAAGAACTTCTTAGCCAGCTCAACATTTGCGCCATCTTTATTCACTGCATAGAATGATGGTGCTGAAACAAAAATACCATCAGTAGCTGTTGTTTTTGATCCCATAGGAGCAATACCCATTTCAAATGTTGCATCAGCCATATTTGGTGCAATCCAGTTACCTTGAGCAATAAACGCTGTTTTCCCATTTTTAAATGCATTTACTTGTTCATCATAATTACCAGTATTCAACACTTGCTGATTAGCATTGTTAAATAATAATTCTACCCAGTTCGCATATTCAGCTAATCGTGCATCATCAACTGTTCCTGCAAGCACTTCATCAACATATTTCATACCTTGTTCACCATTGGCAAGATATGCATTAAAGTTTTGTGAACCAGTCAACCAAGTCATTGTTGGACCGGCAGCCATACTGATAACTGAGTCAATTCCTAAAGCCTCTTTCTGCTCATCAATTTTTTGTACCGCAGCAACCCAACCTTCATAAGTAGTTAAAGTGCTTACATCTACACCAGCTTTATCCATCATATCTTTATTATAAATAATGCCGTATCCTTCAACTGAATAAGGAAACCCATATGTTTTGCCATCTTTTACAAAAGCATACTCGGTATCAGTACTCCAAGGCTCGGCAGATAAATCGGCAACCTTATGTTCCCAAGTAACATAATCATTCTCACCTTGAATAACAAAAATATCCGGTTCGCTTCCTGATTGAAACTCTGATTTCAACTGTGAACCATAATCGCAGCCACCACCACAAGTTTTAATTGTTACCTTAACTCCGGTCTCAGCTTCATAATCAGCAGCATATTTCTTTAATGCCTCATCAATTTCCGGCTTCAAGTTAAAAATAGTCAAACTATTTTCTGACGAACCGCCACCACCGGCACACCCAGCCAGCACTAAAACTGCAACCGCCATAAACGCAAAAAATTTCTTCATCTTTTACCACTCCATATAAATATTTTTAATTAATTTAAGTCTTAAACTAACTGTTGCGAGTTCATTATAACAATTACTGAAAACGCTGTCAATACAATTTGTTTAAGTTTTAAACTTTTAGTATAAAAAATAAAAAACGGCGATGAACAGTATATGTTCATCACCGCAGCGAGTTTAATAACTTCGCATTAGGACATCAACCAATTGGGGGGAAGGTTGAATGTCTGCCTTTATTATTACAGATATTCGTCGCTAACTCAATGAATTTTCGGTGCTAAATAATGAATTTTATGAACTGTATGTGTACAAAGAGAAATCCAGGCGGGTCCTCGTGACCCGCCTGAATTCAATTTTCACCAAGATTATGCATCTTCTGACTTACGTTTGCGACGGGCAAAGAATAGCATGACGCCAACTCCTGCACCAATTGCGCCTACGCTTATCATTTCAAGTTGATTGCCACCTGTAGACGGTAAATCTGTTGTTGTGTCTTTGGTAGCAATGACTGTCATCGTAATCGTTGTACTTAGTTCGCTTACTGTTGCTTCATTAGCATCAAAAGTGTTGAATGAAACTGAGCTTGCGGTTGTTGGGTCTTTGTGAACGATGGTTACTAAATTATCGCCAATAACCGGATTCACTTTGACTTCGTCAATATTAGCAACTTGTAATGGCGCCAATGACTCAGTTGTCTCATCGTTCCAAGCTTGCGCTTGTGAACTATCGAGAATAACT belongs to Culicoidibacter larvae and includes:
- a CDS encoding carbohydrate ABC transporter permease, which gives rise to MKRSKKSYLLLILPAVAMFSLVMIIPFVLGVYYSFTDWTATVGKAVSFIGLENYFTAFADATFIHSFLVTMQYAIVSIVVTNALAILMAMLVTRKTKLANLYRSGFFIPNLIGGIVLGYLWQFIFNNVLVIIGNTLGLEFLQQSLLANPTVSIYALVIVGSWQYAGYIMMIYVAALQNIPSEVLEASSLDGATGFQRLRHIIFPMVAPAFTISLFLTLVTAFKQFDINFALNMGGPGTTFAGVPVMASELLALNIYQTAFSFNQMGVAQAKSIIFFVVLVVIAIIQVVLTKRREIEA
- a CDS encoding ABC transporter substrate-binding protein, which codes for MKKFFAFMAVAVLVLAGCAGGGGSSENSLTIFNLKPEIDEALKKYAADYEAETGVKVTIKTCGGGCDYGSQLKSEFQSGSEPDIFVIQGENDYVTWEHKVADLSAEPWSTDTEYAFVKDGKTYGFPYSVEGYGIIYNKDMMDKAGVDVSTLTTYEGWVAAVQKIDEQKEALGIDSVISMAAGPTMTWLTGSQNFNAYLANGEQGMKYVDEVLAGTVDDARLAEYANWVELLFNNANQQVLNTGNYDEQVNAFKNGKTAFIAQGNWIAPNMADATFEMGIAPMGSKTTATDGIFVSAPSFYAVNKDGANVELAKKFLNDMVSTDRGVQFIVEDAQMVPAFKSIKAEATNSLNQSVIDWVQKGNNYGWDHYYMPDGFCNNTLGAIYSQYANKQITKEEFIKQVSEAIKTLQ
- a CDS encoding InlB B-repeat-containing protein, whose translation is PAGGLALEAHWTALDQTITFDVNGGKATTQPADIIQVTDSTVDLSAVTAPTWFGHKFLGWKDATDTTYSGTITMPAGGLTLIADWQDLIADGVWLIDANSFSIGQEELQAAIANDTLEQVILDSSQAQAWNDETTESLAPLQVANIDEVKVNPVIGDNLVTIVHKDPTTASSVSFNTFDANEATVSELSTTITMTVIATKDTTTDLPSTGGNQLEMISVGAIGAGVGVMLFFARRKRKSEDA